The sequence AGCCTCGGTGTATTTAGCTGTACCGCTCAATCTCAACCGCATATTGGCTGCGCCGGTTACGCTCGGATTGATGGTTACCGTTAATATCTTGGAGGCGACACCGCTTGAATTGGCCGTCAGCGAGAAGGTTGAGCTGTAGCCATAGGATGACGGCCACGAACCGTCGCTGTTCTTAACCTTCGCGACTTGCGTCCCTGTACTGGTGTATACTCCGAGGCTGTAGCCGGAGGTCGTCGAGTTGGCCGTCAGACCGGTAACAATCACTTCCACCTGGAACTCATAATGGTTCGGGAGCGTCGCTTGATGGTTGAACGCATAAGTTGGCGTCGTAGTGGAGGTCGAGCTAGCACCATAAGAGCCGACCTTGAACGTGGAAGGATCATACCATTTGTACCCGGCAGCCGGCGATGCCCACGGCTCTGTCACCGGCTCCGTGGAGCTGGCGGGCGCTTCCCAGCTGTACAACGGAGTTGCCGTATCCAGTGTAAGCCCAGGTACCGAGGAGAGAGTTGTATAGCTCTCCGGCGTCGCGAGCCAGTTGACCATGTTGATCAAGAGAGTGGCGTCGTTCGCTTCCCCATAGCCGTTGTACGTCGTTTTGGTGCCGCCCGTCTCTTCTTTCTTATACTTAGGTGAAGCGTCTTCGACCGGGGAGGAATCTCCAATAAAGCCCGCTTTGCCGGCGCTAACCTTGGCTACGGCGACAAACGGCCCTTCCGCAACCCCGCCGCCGTTATAAACTCCGGCATCCACTGCGCTCGGCCAGGCGGCAGCCGTCGTCGGAACATAG is a genomic window of Paenibacillus durus ATCC 35681 containing:
- a CDS encoding DNA-binding protein, coding for MFQSFLRLRKTWTSLAIAAVLASALGIPSQQVNAEGPSDLAPSITPAAANGKKVLFDNTHAQTAGAADWVIDGGFSDFANGLAAEGYYVKELRKSTTITLSDLSGYDVFVIPEANIPYKTSEQTALLNYVQGGGSIFFISDHYNADRNKNRWDASEVFNGYRRGAWANPALGMSTEEAASSAMSGVASADWLSSNFGVRFRYNALGDVTANNIVTPSQAFNITSGVSTVAVHAGSTLAITDPAKAKGIVYVPTTAAAWPSAVDAGVYNGGGVAEGPFVAVAKVSAGKAGFIGDSSPVEDASPKYKKEETGGTKTTYNGYGEANDATLLINMVNWLATPESYTTLSSVPGLTLDTATPLYSWEAPASSTEPVTEPWASPAAGYKWYDPSTFKVGSYGASSTSTTTPTYAFNHQATLPNHYEFQVEVIVTGLTANSTTSGYSLGVYTSTGTQVAKVKNSDGSWPSSYGYSSTFSLTANSSGVASKILTVTINPSVTGAANMRLRLSGTAKYTEAVTIADVPVQ